The Bacillota bacterium genome contains a region encoding:
- a CDS encoding S41 family peptidase, which translates to MLELRDNGGGLVDEAVTVARQLVPTGPVAHIIGKQSSQVVKAEGPGLGLPIVVLANKGTASASEILAGALVDRCKAVLVGSPTFGKGSVQAVIPLGGGSAVRLTTARYLTPNGHVLEGNPLKPQILVEEEDRGPKPKFSWRRPLKVLTVGLDVLAAQELLRWLGYPVALGEFGRDAGEEAGQCCSGLRGGGQPAGAGHAGAVGAGRGAEPRFRWPGCLPDRGAVDQR; encoded by the coding sequence GTGCTCGAGCTGCGTGATAACGGGGGCGGGCTGGTGGATGAGGCGGTGACGGTGGCGCGGCAGCTGGTGCCGACGGGGCCGGTGGCGCACATCATCGGTAAACAGTCGAGCCAGGTGGTGAAGGCGGAGGGGCCGGGGCTGGGGCTGCCCATCGTGGTGCTGGCGAACAAGGGGACGGCCAGCGCCTCGGAGATCCTGGCGGGGGCCCTGGTGGATCGGTGCAAGGCGGTGCTGGTGGGGTCGCCCACCTTTGGCAAGGGATCGGTACAGGCGGTGATCCCCCTGGGCGGAGGGAGTGCGGTGAGGCTGACCACCGCCAGGTACCTGACGCCCAACGGGCACGTGCTAGAGGGGAACCCCCTGAAGCCCCAAATTCTGGTGGAGGAGGAAGATAGGGGGCCGAAGCCGAAGTTCTCCTGGCGGAGACCTCTAAAAGTGCTCACCGTAGGGCTGGATGTGCTGGCGGCGCAGGAACTGCTGCGGTGGCTGGGCTACCCCGTGGCGTTGGGGGAATTCGGTCGGGATGCGGGTGAAGAGGCGGGTCAGTGTTGCTCTGGCTTGCGTGGTGGGGGTCAGCCTGCTGGGGCTGGCCATGCTGGGGCCGTCGGGGCCGGGCGGGGCGCAGAGCCCCGGTTCCGATGGCCTGGCTGCCTTCCTGACCGCGGTGCAGTTGATCAGAGATAA
- a CDS encoding S41 family peptidase: MLGPSGPGGAQSPGSDGLAAFLTAVQLIRDKAVSPFNERTAWDVLLEALVRALGDPYAEYIPAGEYAGLRDAGTSGIGIMVDVVRGEPTVVAVAAGSSAERAGIVPGDVILEVAGWPAYGLSAGEIERLTRGAAGSQVTLLLRRSSGALSRVTLRRQEMPAQSLRLQILPGDVAYLRVSRFEEGTGRDFRGLVDVLRDWGIRRYVLDLRNNPGGLVSEAVEAAQAFVPAGVVGFAMDRRGKLEVLRSYSSRWDFNLVVLVDQDTASAAELVAGAIQDRGVGRVVGTRTTGKAAVQNVFPLPNGGALRISVARYLTPSARSIYGTGITPDVVVAGRRPLGDEVELPLLPTGTTLRYGSRGSGVRALQQYLAALGFDPGPIDGIFGPRTQGAVVRFQRWEGLSPSGVADAATLAALRRAPFDWPRVRPAGQDPQLDRALELLGAR, from the coding sequence ATGCTGGGGCCGTCGGGGCCGGGCGGGGCGCAGAGCCCCGGTTCCGATGGCCTGGCTGCCTTCCTGACCGCGGTGCAGTTGATCAGAGATAAGGCGGTATCGCCCTTCAACGAGCGCACGGCCTGGGATGTGCTGCTTGAGGCGCTGGTGAGGGCGCTGGGTGACCCTTATGCCGAGTACATACCCGCAGGGGAATATGCCGGGTTGCGGGATGCGGGTACAAGCGGCATCGGCATCATGGTGGACGTGGTACGGGGCGAGCCCACCGTGGTGGCGGTGGCGGCGGGGTCCAGCGCCGAGAGGGCGGGGATCGTCCCCGGCGACGTGATCCTGGAGGTGGCGGGGTGGCCGGCGTACGGGCTGTCCGCGGGGGAGATCGAACGGCTCACGCGGGGAGCGGCGGGGTCGCAGGTTACGCTCCTCCTGCGGCGTTCGTCGGGGGCGCTCAGCCGGGTGACGTTGCGGCGGCAGGAGATGCCCGCGCAGAGCCTGCGGCTGCAGATCCTGCCCGGTGACGTGGCGTATTTGCGCGTCTCCCGCTTCGAGGAGGGGACGGGTCGCGACTTCCGCGGGCTGGTGGACGTGCTGCGCGACTGGGGCATCCGCCGCTACGTCCTGGACCTGCGCAACAACCCGGGCGGGCTGGTTTCCGAGGCGGTGGAGGCGGCGCAGGCCTTCGTCCCCGCCGGCGTGGTGGGGTTCGCCATGGACCGGCGTGGCAAGCTGGAGGTCCTGCGCTCTTACTCCTCCCGTTGGGACTTCAACCTGGTGGTCCTGGTGGACCAGGACACGGCCAGCGCGGCGGAGCTGGTGGCGGGGGCGATCCAGGACCGGGGCGTGGGCAGGGTGGTCGGGACCCGCACCACGGGCAAGGCGGCCGTCCAGAACGTGTTCCCCCTCCCCAACGGGGGAGCCCTGCGCATTTCCGTGGCGCGTTACCTGACGCCCAGCGCCCGCTCCATATATGGGACGGGGATCACGCCCGACGTGGTGGTGGCGGGGCGGCGGCCCCTGGGCGATGAGGTGGAGTTGCCGCTTCTCCCCACGGGGACGACCCTCAGGTACGGTTCCCGCGGCTCGGGCGTGCGGGCGCTGCAGCAGTACCTGGCGGCTTTGGGGTTCGATCCCGGTCCCATCGACGGGATCTTCGGGCCCCGCACCCAGGGCGCGGTGGTGAGATTCCAGCGCTGGGAGGGCCTGTCACCCTCGGGGGTGGCGGACGCTGCCACCCTGGCCGCCCTCAGGCGCGCTCCGTTCGACTGGCCGCGGGTCCGCCCCGCGGGACAGGATCCCCAGCTTGACCGGGCGCTGGAGCTCCTGGGTGCCCGCTGA
- a CDS encoding ABC transporter ATP-binding protein, whose product MPLVVLREVEKSYRIGKVEVPALRGITLEVEEGEFTSVMGPSGSGKSTLLNIIGCLDHPGRGTYILGGREVNGLGDAALAAIRNRMLGFVFQSFHLLPRMTARQNVELPLVYRGVPPRKRRLLADEALAAVGLEAEAGRRPTELSGGQQQRVAIARALVGEPALLLADEPTGNLDSRTGDELMDLFSRLNRERGITILQVTHDERMARHSRRVVRLQDGQVVSDGPPDGHPAPAAGASTDRTPGSGQEG is encoded by the coding sequence ATTCCGCTTGTGGTATTGCGGGAGGTGGAGAAGAGCTACCGCATCGGCAAGGTGGAGGTGCCGGCCCTGCGGGGGATCACGCTGGAGGTGGAGGAAGGCGAGTTCACCTCGGTGATGGGTCCCTCCGGGTCGGGTAAGTCCACGCTGCTGAACATCATTGGGTGCCTGGACCATCCCGGTCGGGGCACTTACATACTGGGCGGCAGGGAGGTCAACGGCCTGGGGGATGCCGCCCTGGCCGCCATCCGCAACCGCATGCTGGGGTTCGTGTTCCAGAGCTTTCACCTGCTGCCCCGCATGACGGCGCGGCAGAACGTGGAGCTTCCCCTGGTGTACCGGGGGGTGCCGCCGCGGAAAAGGCGGCTTCTGGCCGACGAGGCGCTGGCGGCCGTGGGCCTGGAGGCGGAGGCCGGGCGGCGTCCCACCGAGCTTTCCGGGGGCCAGCAGCAGCGGGTGGCCATCGCCCGGGCCCTGGTGGGCGAGCCGGCACTCCTCCTGGCCGATGAGCCCACCGGTAACCTGGACAGTCGCACCGGGGACGAGTTGATGGATCTGTTCTCCCGGCTGAACCGGGAGCGGGGGATCACCATCCTGCAGGTGACCCACGACGAGCGCATGGCGCGCCACAGCCGGCGCGTCGTGCGCCTGCAGGACGGCCAGGTAGTGTCGGACGGGCCGCCCGACGGCCACCCGGCACCGGCGGCAGGGGCGAGCACCGACCGTACTCCGGGATCGGGGCAGGAGGGGTAG
- a CDS encoding efflux RND transporter periplasmic adaptor subunit, producing the protein MWRQAVGWIIVAVILVGGGTVAYKKLLPKPEEAAGPVYATARVKRGDLKVTVEGTGQLQPIFLSELTAAADGTLVSLEVQRGQQVEAGQLVATLRNDQIGYELQELMFQVEQARLELASVLGVPPEQVTRVDPNRGVQITAPIAGRVSELELKSGDTVEEGALVARIVDDAAVVSIAEVNPGDVKYISVGQKAQLWFEEFATPVDGVVTAVDDTPVPRDNYLVCRVTIEAENKGLLKPGMKFRLTILAPRGPIEVGEPQTIDRYKAEDVARSSARGTVTRVHVKDMQRVEKGDPIVSLGGESTRRYIEAKQLEIRQKELQIAQKEDVRNKLEIRSGIAGTVAWIWGNPGMQVRAGQSIGSIFDNSRMNLNIMIDELDVVNVKEGQEATITVEALPGKSWKAKVLRVDMMGHTEGGFAQYGCFLEVGGTDELKPGMTANVSIFVDEKKEILLIPIEAVFEEDGEAKVDVLTDKGPETVPVKIGLCNDRWAEVVAGLEEGQPVITGSSLERLGPQKPSEEKEGLVLPGTGKTPGGKTPGTKPATPPPGGGR; encoded by the coding sequence ATGTGGCGGCAGGCTGTCGGTTGGATTATAGTAGCAGTCATCCTGGTAGGGGGCGGGACAGTCGCCTACAAGAAGCTCCTGCCCAAGCCGGAGGAAGCGGCGGGGCCGGTGTATGCCACCGCCAGGGTAAAGCGGGGGGACCTCAAGGTCACCGTGGAGGGGACGGGACAGCTGCAACCCATCTTCCTGAGCGAACTCACGGCGGCCGCTGACGGCACCCTGGTTTCTCTTGAGGTACAGCGCGGCCAGCAGGTGGAGGCCGGGCAGCTGGTGGCCACCCTGCGTAACGACCAGATCGGCTACGAGTTGCAGGAGCTCATGTTCCAGGTAGAGCAGGCCCGGCTCGAGCTGGCCAGCGTCCTGGGGGTACCGCCGGAACAGGTGACCAGGGTAGACCCCAACCGGGGCGTGCAGATCACAGCCCCCATCGCGGGGCGGGTCAGCGAGCTCGAGCTGAAGAGCGGCGACACTGTGGAGGAGGGCGCCCTGGTGGCGCGCATCGTGGACGACGCCGCCGTGGTGTCCATCGCCGAGGTGAACCCGGGTGACGTCAAGTACATCAGCGTGGGCCAGAAGGCACAGCTGTGGTTCGAGGAGTTCGCCACCCCGGTGGACGGGGTGGTGACGGCGGTGGACGACACCCCGGTGCCCAGGGACAACTACCTGGTGTGCCGTGTTACCATTGAGGCCGAGAACAAGGGCCTGCTCAAGCCGGGGATGAAGTTCCGCCTCACCATCCTGGCGCCGCGCGGCCCCATCGAGGTGGGCGAGCCTCAGACCATCGACCGCTACAAGGCCGAGGATGTGGCGCGCAGCTCCGCCAGGGGGACCGTCACCCGCGTGCACGTCAAGGACATGCAGCGCGTGGAGAAGGGCGATCCCATCGTCAGCCTGGGGGGCGAGAGCACCCGCCGCTACATCGAGGCCAAGCAGCTGGAGATCCGCCAGAAGGAACTGCAGATCGCCCAGAAGGAAGACGTCCGTAACAAGCTGGAGATCCGCTCCGGCATCGCGGGCACGGTGGCCTGGATCTGGGGTAATCCGGGGATGCAGGTGCGGGCCGGGCAGAGCATCGGTTCCATCTTCGACAACAGCCGCATGAACCTCAACATCATGATTGACGAGCTGGACGTGGTGAACGTGAAGGAGGGCCAGGAGGCCACCATCACGGTGGAGGCGCTGCCCGGTAAGAGCTGGAAGGCCAAGGTCCTGCGGGTGGACATGATGGGCCACACCGAGGGTGGCTTTGCCCAGTACGGCTGCTTCCTGGAGGTGGGGGGCACCGACGAACTGAAGCCGGGCATGACCGCCAACGTGAGCATCTTCGTGGACGAGAAGAAGGAGATACTGCTCATCCCCATCGAGGCCGTGTTCGAGGAGGACGGCGAGGCCAAGGTGGATGTGCTGACGGACAAGGGTCCCGAGACCGTGCCGGTGAAGATCGGCCTCTGCAACGACCGCTGGGCCGAGGTGGTGGCTGGCCTGGAGGAAGGTCAGCCGGTGATCACGGGCAGCTCGCTGGAGCGCCTGGGTCCCCAGAAACCCTCCGAAGAGAAGGAGGGCCTGGTTCTCCCCGGCACCGGCAAGACCCCCGGCGGCAAGACGCCCGGCACCAAGCCTGCTACCCCGCCGCCCGGAGGTGGCAGGTAG
- a CDS encoding ABC transporter permease — protein sequence MSLQHSPPSPQPPRTWAGLRARLSPRAVWGALRTGWMRLAFGVGTAVDGLASHRLRSAITMVGVTIGVASVVSLVAIGEGARLVIVRQFQSLGTNLIKIESHHYRALLRPEDAVELEARVPTISVAMPVVKADADVKWRRVRSQVKLLGVTEDFPYLREHPMAAGHFFTHLHVTNRLRVAVVGYNLVDDLFQGRNPVGQRLYIGYQRFTVIGVLAPKGAGMADDIDNKIVIPVTAAQRLTRQYRVNEIWCKAVNRDTVDAAVAQISRIYRKKFGITDKQPAEGEEGGGTPSEVVMKGGRVVIGRPVGPYAPPVRMEQPRPPGAPDQDEEQPQEVPPTAIMSVTSLNELVQEASKANRVMTLMLGAIAGVSLLVGGLGIMNIMLVSVTERTAEIGLRKALGARRTDLILQFLLEAFLISVVGGLVGVAGGWLGTGVIQRYGIETAMTWTGSWAALGAALLVGLIFGVYPAYQASGLSPAEALRK from the coding sequence ATGTCGCTCCAGCACTCGCCACCTTCCCCGCAACCGCCCCGCACGTGGGCAGGCCTGCGCGCGCGTCTGTCGCCGCGGGCGGTGTGGGGGGCGCTGAGGACGGGGTGGATGCGGCTCGCCTTCGGAGTGGGCACCGCCGTGGACGGCCTGGCCAGCCACCGCCTGCGTTCCGCCATCACCATGGTGGGGGTCACCATCGGGGTGGCCTCGGTGGTGAGCCTGGTGGCCATCGGCGAGGGTGCGCGCCTGGTCATCGTCCGCCAGTTCCAGAGCCTGGGCACCAACCTCATCAAGATCGAGAGCCACCACTACCGGGCCCTGCTGCGTCCCGAAGACGCCGTCGAGCTGGAGGCGCGGGTGCCCACGATTTCGGTGGCCATGCCGGTGGTAAAGGCCGATGCGGACGTCAAGTGGCGCCGCGTGCGCTCCCAGGTGAAGCTGCTCGGCGTCACCGAAGATTTTCCCTACCTGCGCGAGCATCCCATGGCCGCCGGGCACTTCTTCACCCACCTGCACGTGACCAACCGCCTGCGGGTGGCCGTGGTCGGCTACAACCTGGTGGACGACCTGTTCCAGGGCCGCAATCCCGTGGGACAGCGCCTTTACATCGGGTACCAGCGCTTCACCGTGATCGGCGTGCTCGCACCCAAGGGGGCGGGGATGGCCGACGACATCGACAATAAGATCGTGATCCCGGTGACGGCCGCGCAGCGGCTCACGCGGCAGTACCGCGTCAACGAGATCTGGTGCAAGGCGGTCAACAGGGACACCGTGGACGCGGCGGTGGCGCAGATCAGCCGCATCTACCGTAAGAAGTTCGGCATCACCGACAAGCAGCCGGCGGAGGGCGAGGAGGGTGGCGGCACGCCGTCTGAGGTGGTTATGAAGGGCGGTCGCGTGGTGATCGGTCGCCCCGTGGGGCCCTATGCGCCGCCGGTGCGTATGGAGCAGCCCCGGCCGCCGGGAGCACCTGACCAAGACGAAGAACAGCCCCAGGAGGTGCCGCCCACCGCCATCATGTCGGTGACCAGCCTCAATGAGCTGGTGCAGGAGGCGTCCAAGGCCAACCGGGTGATGACGCTGATGCTGGGTGCCATCGCCGGCGTGTCGTTGCTGGTCGGGGGCCTGGGCATCATGAACATCATGCTGGTTTCGGTCACCGAGCGCACCGCCGAGATCGGGCTGCGCAAGGCCTTGGGCGCACGCCGCACCGACCTCATCCTGCAGTTCCTGCTGGAAGCGTTCCTCATCAGCGTGGTGGGCGGCCTGGTGGGGGTTGCGGGGGGATGGCTGGGAACCGGGGTGATCCAGCGGTACGGCATCGAGACGGCCATGACCTGGACCGGTTCCTGGGCCGCGCTGGGCGCCGCCCTGCTGGTCGGCCTCATCTTCGGTGTCTACCCCGCCTACCAGGCATCGGGTCTCTCCCCCGCCGAAGCCCTCCGCAAGTAG
- a CDS encoding ATP-binding protein, translating into MTTGDLLVLLDSLRKLGAEIGAVEVKRAETELPARLWETLSAFANTPGGGVLLLGVREDGFIPVGVKDPGKIQADLAALCRQMEPALRPLITVYSLAGASVVCAEVPEADFRQKPCYYRGAGLLGGTFVRVANTNRRATQYEVQLFLDGRGQPAYDAEPVPEAGMDELDEGLLAEFLARLRRKPGAVYRDWRDEEILRAFRVITDQPGSAQDRPSVAAGGWGSAAAGRAPSRQAVLPTLAGYLCFGGYPQERFPALRVDVVTYPTPRAGEPGVAGERLLDSVKVEGPLGRMVVGALEAIERNLPHRAVVEGPGRVDEPLYPAAVLREAVVNALGHRDYSPLARGSAVQVRIFPDRLEVENPGGLFGPVTVDRLGEAGVQASRNGFLMKVLEDLPLPGGLGVASENRGTGIVAMVAALRRVGMAPPIFDDRRTTFRVTLLRYFPVGVSRADPAARVPVSDLPGWPGTGRVGRRTPRGDEREYIPRRIRGDRREEILHMLRDQGPLSCEDIARRLGLTEAAVHRWLRILRQEGRVAPTTARVKSPHTRYTATAPDDS; encoded by the coding sequence GTGACCACCGGCGATCTCCTGGTGCTGCTCGATTCCCTGCGGAAGCTGGGCGCCGAGATTGGCGCCGTTGAGGTGAAACGGGCGGAGACGGAGTTGCCTGCGCGGCTGTGGGAGACCCTGTCGGCCTTTGCCAACACCCCTGGCGGCGGCGTACTCTTGTTGGGTGTTAGGGAGGATGGGTTCATCCCCGTGGGGGTGAAGGATCCCGGCAAGATTCAGGCGGACCTGGCCGCGCTCTGCCGCCAGATGGAGCCGGCGCTCAGACCTCTCATCACCGTCTACTCCCTTGCTGGAGCCAGCGTGGTGTGCGCGGAGGTGCCGGAGGCGGACTTCCGGCAGAAGCCCTGCTACTACCGGGGTGCAGGGCTGCTGGGGGGCACTTTTGTGCGGGTGGCGAACACGAACCGGCGCGCCACCCAGTATGAGGTGCAGTTGTTCCTGGACGGGCGCGGACAGCCGGCCTACGACGCCGAGCCGGTACCGGAGGCGGGGATGGACGAACTCGACGAGGGCCTGCTTGCCGAGTTCCTGGCCAGGTTGAGGCGGAAGCCGGGCGCGGTCTACCGGGATTGGCGGGACGAGGAAATCCTGCGCGCCTTCCGCGTCATCACCGACCAGCCGGGGTCGGCACAGGATCGGCCCTCGGTCGCGGCCGGGGGATGGGGCTCCGCCGCCGCCGGGCGCGCCCCCTCGCGTCAGGCGGTGCTTCCTACGCTGGCGGGGTACCTGTGCTTTGGCGGGTATCCTCAGGAGCGGTTCCCCGCCCTGCGCGTGGACGTGGTGACATATCCCACCCCGCGTGCGGGGGAACCGGGCGTAGCGGGGGAGCGCCTGTTGGATAGCGTGAAGGTGGAGGGGCCCCTCGGGCGCATGGTGGTGGGGGCCCTGGAAGCCATCGAGAGGAATCTGCCCCACCGGGCGGTCGTGGAGGGCCCCGGGCGCGTGGACGAGCCGCTTTATCCGGCTGCCGTCCTGCGCGAGGCGGTGGTAAACGCGCTGGGTCACCGTGACTATTCCCCGCTGGCCCGGGGCTCTGCCGTGCAGGTGAGGATCTTCCCTGACCGGCTGGAGGTCGAGAACCCCGGAGGCCTGTTTGGACCCGTCACTGTGGACAGGCTGGGTGAGGCGGGCGTGCAGGCGTCGCGCAACGGTTTCCTCATGAAGGTGCTCGAGGACCTCCCTCTGCCGGGAGGCCTGGGGGTGGCCTCCGAGAACCGGGGCACGGGGATCGTTGCCATGGTGGCCGCTCTGCGCCGGGTGGGGATGGCCCCGCCCATCTTCGATGACCGCCGCACCACCTTCCGGGTCACCCTGTTGCGGTACTTCCCGGTGGGTGTGTCCCGCGCCGACCCGGCGGCCAGGGTGCCAGTGTCGGACCTTCCCGGGTGGCCAGGGACCGGTCGGGTGGGCCGTCGCACACCTCGCGGCGACGAGCGGGAGTACATCCCGCGGCGGATCCGTGGCGATAGGCGGGAGGAGATCCTGCATATGCTGCGCGATCAGGGTCCCCTGTCGTGTGAAGATATCGCGCGCAGGCTGGGGCTCACTGAGGCGGCGGTCCACCGCTGGTTGCGTATCCTGCGCCAGGAGGGTCGGGTGGCTCCCACCACAGCCAGGGTCAAGAGCCCACACACTCGCTACACTGCTACCGCTCCCGACGACAGCTGA
- a CDS encoding DUF4065 domain-containing protein, translated as MEVGAVVTRYCPFCEADTVADERVRDEVYTVRGEKIGVRARVLVCRRCGNDLFDLESEEETARMVYQEYRRRRGLLSPEEIRRLRGRYGLSQRQLARLLGWGLVTVQRYEKGALQDAAHDLLLRQLEDPEFVLQLVASPRADLSPREREALRARIADALHDKPVSVLAATVERMVRAEAQSDPARSGFRTFSLDRFGQAAQVILSLLGGDAFKTRLAKPLWLSDFLHFAENTVSITGAVYARLPYGPAPHHFPAILASLEELGMIESRPQEVGDYVGDVIRAINVPVDWPFDPREYATIERVMRRYGHFSGSALSALSHQEPAWVGRQDGDIIPYSAAPDMQVIRELRSAPPL; from the coding sequence ATGGAGGTGGGGGCAGTGGTCACGCGTTACTGCCCGTTCTGTGAGGCTGACACGGTTGCGGACGAGCGTGTCCGTGACGAGGTGTACACCGTGCGCGGTGAGAAGATCGGTGTCCGCGCTAGGGTACTGGTTTGCCGCCGTTGCGGTAACGACCTGTTCGATCTCGAGAGCGAAGAAGAAACGGCTCGCATGGTGTACCAGGAGTACCGCAGGCGCCGGGGGTTGCTCTCGCCTGAGGAAATCCGTCGTTTACGGGGCAGGTATGGTTTGTCCCAGCGGCAACTGGCCAGGCTCCTCGGGTGGGGGCTGGTAACGGTCCAGCGCTACGAGAAGGGAGCCCTGCAGGATGCGGCCCACGACCTGCTGCTGAGGCAGCTCGAAGATCCGGAGTTCGTCCTGCAGTTGGTAGCCTCCCCCCGCGCTGACCTGTCGCCGCGGGAACGTGAAGCTCTGCGAGCGCGAATTGCCGACGCACTGCATGACAAGCCCGTCAGCGTTCTCGCCGCAACTGTCGAACGCATGGTGCGCGCCGAGGCCCAGAGTGACCCGGCGCGCTCAGGATTCCGGACCTTCAGCTTGGACCGTTTCGGCCAAGCGGCGCAGGTCATACTGTCGCTACTCGGCGGCGACGCATTCAAAACCAGGTTGGCCAAGCCTTTGTGGTTAAGCGATTTCCTCCATTTCGCCGAAAACACCGTATCAATAACCGGGGCCGTGTACGCCCGGCTTCCCTACGGGCCGGCCCCCCATCACTTCCCTGCCATCCTGGCCTCGCTGGAGGAGTTGGGCATGATCGAGAGCCGGCCGCAGGAGGTAGGCGACTACGTGGGGGATGTAATCCGGGCGATCAATGTGCCCGTGGACTGGCCTTTCGATCCGCGGGAGTACGCCACTATCGAACGGGTGATGCGACGGTACGGGCACTTCTCTGGGTCGGCGCTGTCGGCGCTTTCCCACCAGGAACCTGCCTGGGTGGGGCGTCAAGATGGCGACATCATCCCTTATTCCGCCGCCCCTGACATGCAGGTCATTCGCGAACTGCGCTCCGCTCCTCCCCTGTGA